TTTTTTGATTAAAATTACGCATTCCAAATGGTGTAAGGAGCATTAAAATGAACATCGGAACGATATTCACTAAACTCGTAACTGTTAGTTGATCAATATTTACAAATATAAAAGTTCCAAGCATTCCACTTAACAGAACTAACAACACTCGAAATACTTTTTTACTTGGAGCAAATCCCATCGCACTTGCAGTGAAAAATCCAAAAAATATCATGAAGGCATTATAATAAAAAGCAAATAACAAGGTAAGTATCATTTGGATGCATGCCCATAAAACAAAAGTCTTATTAACAAAATAAAGTTGACGGTATGTGATAATAAAAAGTATCAACATACCGCTCCCTATTACAAGCTTCCATCCTGACGCTTGTGCTAAATGGTAAATTGGAAATAATAAATACACGAGCCACATATACGGGAAGAACCCCATATGCTTAGGAAAAATCTCAATCCTCTTCTTCTCTATCATTTATACCGCTTCCTGTCTTTTTCTTATATATATTGATATTACAACAAATATAAGGAAATAACCTCCTAGTACCGCGATATTTTCCCAACCAATTGATTTTCCAGCTACAATATCCCATGCTCCGCTTCCGAAATGATATGTCGGTGTCCATTCACCAATCGTTCTTAATATTTTTGGGAATACTTCAATCGGCATCCATAACCCACCGATTACAGCTAAACTCATATTTAAAATATTTGCTAAGCCAGCAGCTGCATCGGCCTTCTTAATTGAACCGATTACTGTTCCTAACGCTAAAAATGGTGTCACACCTAACAATAACCATAATCCAGCACCAATCCATTGCCCTACTGTTAACTCAACATGATTAATCAATATCCCTGCAATAAAGATAACCAATATTGAAAAAGCATTTACTACAGTTTGAGCGATGATCTTTGCTGTTAAATATGCCCCTTCTGGAAGTGGTGTAATTTTTAAAAGATGTGTCCACCCTTGCCCTTTTTCCTGAGAAAGTCTCACGCCGAAACTAAAAAGTGCAGTACCTACGATACTAAATGTCGCCATCGAGATTAAATAATGTGCTTTCCACGCATCTCCGTTTTGTGGCACTTGAACAACATTTGTGAAAATGTAGTAAAACATAACTGGCATTAATAATGAGAAAAAGATAAATAATTTATTGCGAAATGTACGTAAAATTTCTATTTTGCATTGCATCCATAGTGCTCTCATGCGATTCCCTCCTTCTGATTTGCAACAAACTGCTCAAATGCTTCATCAAGACTTCCACGTTCAACTGAAACATCTGTAACAGGTAAGTTCTTTCGATAAATTGCTTGTAACGTGGCATCCGTATCCTCCGTTGTTAAGATAAAGCGCCCTTCATTTGACTGTACTCCTATTACGTTCGGTAATTCCTTTAGCAAGCTCATAGGAATACTTTCTTTCGAATAAAATGAAATCGTTTTTCGAGAAATCGTCGCTTTCATTTCATCTGGCGTACCATCTGCAATGATTTTTCCATTCGCAAATAATAAAATGCGATCTGCTAACGCATCCGCTTCTTCTAAATAGTGCGTTGTCAAAATAATCGTTTTCCCTTCACTTGCTAATTTTCTAATCGTTTCCCAAAACGTCTTTCGAGACGTAATATCCATTCCAACTGTCGGTTCATCTAAAAATAACAAGTCTGGATTACCAGCAAGCGCGAGTGCAAAATTTAATCTTCTCTTTTGACCACCTGATAGCTTTTCACATCTTTGCTTTCTTTCTGATT
The DNA window shown above is from Bacillus clarus and carries:
- a CDS encoding ABC transporter permease — its product is MRALWMQCKIEILRTFRNKLFIFFSLLMPVMFYYIFTNVVQVPQNGDAWKAHYLISMATFSIVGTALFSFGVRLSQEKGQGWTHLLKITPLPEGAYLTAKIIAQTVVNAFSILVIFIAGILINHVELTVGQWIGAGLWLLLGVTPFLALGTVIGSIKKADAAAGLANILNMSLAVIGGLWMPIEVFPKILRTIGEWTPTYHFGSGAWDIVAGKSIGWENIAVLGGYFLIFVVISIYIRKRQEAV
- a CDS encoding ABC transporter ATP-binding protein yields the protein MEKIIEVNDVSKTFKHKKAVNNVSFHVNKGQIVALLGPNGAGKTTTMSMMLGLKDPTEGNVSIFGKSPKHRDVRNSLGAMLQEVSVIDSITVEEAIELFRSYYTNPVAKEILLQLSNLESERKQRCEKLSGGQKRRLNFALALAGNPDLLFLDEPTVGMDITSRKTFWETIRKLASEGKTIILTTHYLEEADALADRILLFANGKIIADGTPDEMKATISRKTISFYSKESIPMSLLKELPNVIGVQSNEGRFILTTEDTDATLQAIYRKNLPVTDVSVERGSLDEAFEQFVANQKEGIA